In one Silene latifolia isolate original U9 population chromosome 10, ASM4854445v1, whole genome shotgun sequence genomic region, the following are encoded:
- the LOC141607806 gene encoding putative mitochondrial protein AtMg00860, giving the protein MTEVRRPYLGKFVVVYFDDILIYSSSPSEHLSHLEAVFKILRKQKLYGKLEKCTIVVNEVAFLGYIISGRGISVDQEKIKDMHTWPVPQTITEVRGFHGLASFYRRFIKNFSIVVALITECMKKGDFQWTEAAQQSFETIKKFMCETFILKLPDFDQLLS; this is encoded by the coding sequence ATGACTGAAGTTCGGAGGCCTTACCTTGGAAAATTTGTTGtggtatactttgatgacatactcaTCTACAGCAGTAGTCCATCTGAACATCTATCACATTTGGAAGCAGTTTTTAAAATACTCAGGAAGCAGAAGTTATATGGGAAGCTTGAGAAATGTACCATTGTGGTGAATGAGGTAGCATTTCTGGGATATATTATATCAGGAAGAGGGATATCAGTTGATCAGGAGAAGATTAAGGATATGCATACATGGCCAGTCCCACAAACAATCACAGAAGTAAGAGGATTCCATGGTCTGGCATCTTTCTACAGGAGATTCATCAAGAATTTTAGTATAGTTGTTGCACTAATCACTGAGTGCATGAAGAAGGGAGATTTCCAATGGACTGAAGCTGCTCAGCAGTCCTTTGAGACAATCAAGAAGTTTATGTGTGAGACCTTCATTCTAAAGCTTCCTGATTTTGATCAATTGTTGAGCtag